A window of the Dictyostelium discoideum AX4 chromosome 4 chromosome, whole genome shotgun sequence genome harbors these coding sequences:
- a CDS encoding type A von Willebrand factor domain-containing protein (Similar to VWFA): protein MLQSLKNVFFSETTTTTTTSTTTPVSNSAIKRYIGNINDYKNANYFNYYRILENKYDYLRDTFGLKTFSNNETFKLIDFTIDSEMNNTCITSIWNQKYSNNSSIPVEGIYKIPLAPYSVISGFTVEYQDKVFIGKIKSKEKAQNQYSDSIASGGQAFLAEKTQDGQFSFRIGNLPPNENVTIHLTIISGVCPHLSSLQNCFHRFLFPNYSFNFQFNLNIKLTLPIKTIELLYYPNREIKFKENSNNKEATLTFSSKNGIDSDIVCIVEPENDIERPQSIIEHSKLNNTYAVSVNFTPSFSHLTSDDVNQKSEFIFLIDCSGSMSGEPIKKAKRALEIIIRSLNENCKFNIYCFGSRFTKAFDNSKMYNDETLAQISGYVEKIDADLGGTELLPPIRDILSTESDFEYPRQLFILTDGEVSERDSLINYVATESNNTRIFTYGIGNSVDTELVIGLSKACKGYYEMIKDNSNFEEQVMKLVSIAFEPTLSNIKVDWGTELQIEQGPTKIRPLYSGETLIVYALLKDNKIPQSTVQVSLIGDGPTGSKLEFPITLDFSKTIDYENNSVHTLAAFNIIKDLEEVERKGNHSNNRDRIEELGKSYGLISKYTSYIVTAASEQVTEETMKTLNIIQTPTTTTTTSHSNRRREEADHTMNQTLLKNCAVVDDLFESCEMLSETSIKFECNRVYKKIPSSLSKIFSFFSSLSTSSSVRSEVVSNFDNDIESEEKKNNSINNNSDSLLKLIKLQKANGSWSSPFSEFKIDLSKKPSNIDSDDIWITLIVINKILNDYPTQQSQYDLVIQKASKWVKQQLTRLNIPNQYGSLLATSKLHI from the coding sequence atgttacaaagtttaaaaaatgtttttttttcagaaaccacaactacaacaacaacatcaactacAACACCAGTATCAAATTCAGCTATTAAAAGATACATTGGCAATATAAATGATTATAAGAATGCaaactattttaattattatagaaTTTTGGAGAATAAATATGACTACCTTAGGGACACCTTTggtttaaaaactttttcaaacaatgaaacattcaaattaattgattttacaaTTGATTCAGAAATGAATAATACTTGTATAACATCAATTTGGAATCAAAagtattcaaataattcaagtaTACCAGTTGAGggtatttataaaattccaTTAGCACCATATAGTGTCATTTCAGGATTCACAGTAGAATATCAAGATAAAGTTTTCATcggtaaaattaaatcaaaagaaaaagcACAAAATCAATACTCTGATTCAATCGCAAGTGGTGGCCAAGCATTCCTCGCAGAGAAAACTCAAGATGGTCAATTCTCATTTAGAATCGGTAATTTACCACCAAATGAAAATGTTACAATTCATTTAACAATTATTTCAGGAGTTTGTCCTCATTTATCAAGTTTGCAAAATTGTTTCCATCGTTTCTTATTCCcaaattattcatttaatttccaattcaatttaaatattaaattaacattaccaattaaaactattgaattattatattatccaaatagagaaattaaattcaaagaaaactctaataataaagaagCAACTCTTACATTCTCTTCAAAAAACGGTATTGATAGTGATATTGTCTGTATAGTTGAACCAGAGAATGATATTGAAAGACCACAATCAATTATTGaacattcaaaattaaataatacataTGCAGTCAGTGTCAACTTTACACCATCATTCAGTCATTTAACATCGGATGATGTAAATCAAAAAAGTGAATTTATATTCCTCATCGATTGTTCAGGAAGTATGAGTGgtgaaccaattaaaaaagcaaaaagagctttagaaattattattagaagtttaaatgaaaattgtaagtttaatatttattgtttCGGTAGTAGATTTACAAAAGCATTCGACAATTCAAAAATGTACAATGATGAAACATTAGCTCAAATTTCAGGATATGTTGAAAAAATTGATGCAGACTTAGGAGGTACagaattattaccaccaatcCGTGATATCCTTTCCACTGAATCAGATTTCGAATATCCAAGACAATTATTCATTCTTACAGATGGCGAAGTCAGTGAAAGAGATAGTTTAATAAACTATGTAGCAACAGAATCAAATAACACTAGAATCTTTACATATGGTATTGGAAATAGTGTAGATACAGAATTAGTAATTGGTTTATCAAAAGCATGTAAAGGTTATTATGAAATGATTAAAGATAACTCAAATTTCGAAGAACAAGTAATGAAATTAGTTTCAATTGCATTCGAACCAAcactttcaaatattaaagtaGATTGGGGTACAGAATTACAAATTGAACAAGGTCCAACCAAAATTCGTCCACTTTATTCAGGTGAGACTTTAATTGTTTAtgcattattaaaagataataaaattcctCAATCAACAGTACAAGTTTCATTAATTGGTGATGGACCAACTGGTTCAAAATTAGAATTCCCAATTACATTAGATTTCtcaaaaacaattgattatgaaaataattcagTTCATACATTAGCAGCATTTAACATtataaaagatttagaagAAGTTGAAAGAAAAGGAAATCATTCAAACAATAGAGACAGAATAGAAGAGTTAGGAAAAAGCTATGGATTAATATCAAAGTATACTTCATATATTGTCACTGCAGCTTCTGAACAAGTAACTGAAGAAACAATGAAAACTTTAAATATTATCcaaacaccaacaacaacaacaacaacatcacaCTCAAATCGTAGAAGAGAAGAAGCAGATCATACTATGAATCAAACTTTGCTTAAAAATTgtgctgttgttgatgatttatttgaaagttGTGAAATGTTATCAGAAAcctcaattaaatttgaatgtaATAGAGTGTACAAAAAAATTCCTTCCTCTTTATCAAAGattttttcattcttttcatCACTATCCACATCTTCCTCTGTGAGATCAGAAGTTGTATCcaattttgataatgatatagAATCAGaggaaaagaaaaataatagtattaataataatagtgatagtttattaaaattaattaaacttcAAAAAGCCAATGGATCATGGAGTTCACCATTTAGTGAATtcaaaattgatttatcaaagAAACCATCAAACATTGATAGCGATGATATTTGGATCACTTTAATAGTAATCAACAAGATTCTTAATGATTATCCAACTCAACAATCTCAATATGACCTTGTAATTCAAAAGGCTTCAAAATGGgtaaaacaacaattaacaAGATTAAACATTCCAAATCAATATGGCTCATTATTAGCTACTTCAAAATtacatatttaa
- the cnbB gene encoding calcium-binding EF-hand domain-containing protein, producing MGVSRSTLRTEEIEEIREVSIFSQREIKRLYKRFKRLDKEEKGSINVEDFNQIPELSMNPMLPRIISIFDVNRDGQVNFKQFVKSLSTFHPKADKADKIKILFKVYDINNDGFITRDEIETILTMMVGSNLTKEQISSIVEETLNEADVNGKGKLDYPDFYNSIGSSGCNAENMLSISFNPFE from the exons atgggtGTATCTAGATCTACATTAAGAACTGAAGAGATCGAGGAAATCAGAGAAGTATCAATtt tttcacaaagagaaattaaaagattatataaaagatttaaaagattaGATAAAGAGGAAAAAGGGTCAATAAATGTAGAAGATTTTAATCAAATACCAGAGCTATCAATGAATCCAATGTTACCTAGAATCATATCTATATTTGATGTTAATAGAGATGGTCAAGTTAACTTTAAACAATTtgtaaaatcattatcaacttTTCATCCAAAAGCTGATAAAgctgataaaattaaaa tattatttaaagtatatgatattaataatgatgggTTCATAACAAGagatgaaattgaaaccATTTTAACAATGATGGTTGGttcaaatttaacaaaagAACAAATTTCAAGTATTGTTGAGGAAACTCTCAATGAAGCTGATGTAAATGGTAAAGGGAAATTAGACTATCCAGATTTCTATAAT tcaaTCGGATCATCAGGTTGTAATGCCGAAAATATGCTTTCCATTTCTTTTAATCCTTTTGAataa
- the abcF1 gene encoding ABC transporter-related protein, which translates to MVSKEIKSVIEKTLGDKTKDIDETIIDYISGVFEDEGVNSDMDELTEILSPLLLDTCFADDESGVNSAINGIVEALVNEKLITIKQKQTITQLSQPVALQRLDDRVGAAVSWMKAEEGISIVNKDQLEANEKRYNARKEARLAKEERKKLRQNAALAALNSLKEQQTMMASTIRGTNQSRDIHVDAFNVTYGKNDLIINSDLNLNYGRKYGLIGRNGTGKTTLLRHIASREIGIDNNLSILHVEQEVNGNETTVIECVLEADVERDRLLKEEKRLNALPESEKNNLSEKLNSIYEKLNHIDAHTAESRAAAILSGLGFTEEMQQQPTKSFSGGWRMRISLARALFIQPDVLLLDEPTNHLDLFACLWLESYLVNWNRTLVIVSHQREFLNAVCTDIMHLNNKKIDYYKGNYSVFERTRSDRLKAQQRSFEAQQSQKKHIQAFIDRFRYNAKRAKMAQSRIKQLERMEDIGEVLDDPTVTLQFLEPEPLAPPILQFQDVSFGYTPDKLLFKNLNLGIDMGSRVALVGANGAGKTTLLRLLCGELEETNGLVIRNGKLRFSRFSQHFVDQLDLSKSPLDNFLAKYPGTTAQTARSHLGKFGLSGDIALRTVNTLSGGQKSRVVLAQISYTKPHILLLDEPSNHLDIDTVDALCHALNVFEGGILLVSHDERLISLVCDEIWYFDGEEGEPKEVKNFDGDWNDYKKAIWNL; encoded by the coding sequence ATGGTATCAAAGGAAATTAAAAGtgtaattgaaaaaacattAGGAGATAAAACCAAAGATATAGATGAAACAATCATTGATTATATATCAGGAGTATTTGAAGATGAAGGAGTCAATAGTGATATGGATGAATTGACAGAGatattatcaccattattattggaTACATGTTTTGCAGATGATGAAAGTGGAGTCAATAGCGCAATCAATGGTATAGTGGAGGCATTGGTGAATGAAAAACTCATTACAATTAAACAGAAACAAACAATTACACAATTATCACAACCAGTAGCACTTCAAAGATTGGATGATCGTGTTGGAGCAGCAGTATCATGGATGAAAGCAGAGGAAGGCATTTCCATTGTGAACAAGGATCAATTGGAAGCCAATGAAAAACGTTACAATGCAAGAAAGGAAGCACGTCTTGCCAAAGAGGAGAGAAAGAAACTTCGTCAAAATGCAGCATTGGCAGCATTAAACTCATTGAAAGAACAACAAACCATGATGGCATCAACTATTCGTGGTACCAATCAATCACGTGATATTCATGTGGATGCATTCAATGTCACCTATGGTAAGAATGATTTGATCATCAACTCTGATCTCAATCTAAACTATGGTAGAAAGTATGGTTTAATTGGTAGAAATGGTACTGGTAAGACAACACTTCTTCGTCATATTGCCTCAAGAGAGATTGGTATCGATAATAATCTCTCAATTCTTCATGTGGAACAAGAGGTCAATGGTAATGAAACCACAGTTATCGAGTGTGTACTCGAAGCAGACGTTGAGAGGGATCGTCTCTTAAAGGAAGAGAAACGTTTAAACGCTCTCCCAGAGAGTGAAAAGAATAATCTCTCAGAGAAACTCAATAGCATCTATGAGAAACTCAATCATATCGATGCTCATACCGCCGAATCAAGAGCTGCAGCAATTCTCTCGGGTTTAGGTTTCACAGAGGAaatgcaacaacaaccaaccaAAAGTTTCAGTGGAGGTTGGAGAATGAGAATTTCATTGGCTCGTGCACTCTTTATTCAACCAGATGTTCTCTTATTGGATGAACCAACCAATCATTTGGATTTGTTTGCTTGTCTTTGGTTAGAGTCCTACTTGGTCAATTGGAATCGTACCTTGGTCATCGTATCACATCAACGTGAATTCCTCAATGCAGTTTGTACCGATATCATGCATTTGAACAATAAAAAGATCGACTATTATAAGGGTAACTATTCAGTGTTTGAACGTACTCGTTCTGATCGTTTGAAGGCTCAACAACGTTCATTCGAAGCTCAACAATCtcaaaaaaaacatattcaAGCATTTATCGATCGTTTCCGTTACAATGCTAAACGTGCAAAAATGGCACAATCTCGTATCAAACAATTGGAACGTATGGAGGATATTGGTGAAGTATTGGATGATCCAACCGTTACCCTTCAATTCTTGGAACCTGAACCATTGGCACCACCCATTCTTCAATTCCAAGACGTTTCATTTGGTTACACTCCAGATAAACTCCTCTTTAAAAATCTCAATCTTGGTATCGATATGGGTAGTCGTGTAGCTCTCGTCGGTGCAAATGGTGCCGGTAAAACAACTCTCCTTCGTTTGTTATGTGGCGAGTTGGAAGAAACCAATGGTTTGGTCATCCGTAATGGTAAGCTAAGATTCTCTCGTTTCAGTCAACATTTCGTCGATCAATTGGATCTCTCCAAATCTCCACTCGATAATTTCCTCGCCAAATATCCTGGTACCACCGCTCAAACTGCTCGTTCTCATTTGGGTAAATTTGGTTTGTCTGGTGATATCGCCCTTCGTACTGTAAATACTTTATCTGGTGGTCAAAAGTCTCGTGTCGTATTGGCTCAAATCTCTTACACCAAACCTCACATTCTCTTACTCGATGAACCTTCAAATCATTTGGATATTGATACCGTTGATGCTCTCTGTCATGCTCTCAATGTTTTCGAAGGTGGTATACTTTTAGTATCTCACGATGAAAGATTAATTTCTTTGGTTTGTGATGAAATTTGGTATTTCGATGGTGAAGAAGGTGAACCAAAAGAAGTTAAAAACTTTGATGGTGATTGgaatgattataaaaaagCGATCTGGAACttgtaa
- a CDS encoding leucine-rich repeat-containing protein (Similar to LRR), which translates to MATVEPEIEKKFIEDSLGVTSQSFGEQITHTIWVEANKSPNISGSTFNKRLIVVGKCKILSIKRGAFGKSVELEFHLYNVSEICAESEDSFTIKYNGDNNEQLGITMKAPLEKLQILIRAIRTSYRRITCGFPETSMMKLNLPENKLIDFEVPLIMSSAHGFVDGYIAHSYYYPKVYKSVGTLDFIRLIDALYSNDVTEIDFTQMAGIEPSSELSFNLFTAITSLRNNTYFKSVNLSGLPHANIISAIGMCLETNKSITKLNLSNLRVEQSLQPLANGLVKNPSNVIQALDLSKNNIPYPIMATLCECFSKFSHGLVSLNLSKCDLLPKTISILFESFERNFGMSLAIKYLNLSHNKFGDIGSQAIGGWMAKIRGCHSLDCLVLANCNLNFQLMGPPLRVVDIARLDLSLNRIDRASAKILGNEVFDTVVNLCELNFSGCGMNADSLEDIFISFNRNRKIANISLNLSHNALGAREATLMSKSISGCRYLEALDISNNRLNCRSLIELLNAIKNIDQFNLHELNIANNYFAQGPEGDLLCQQLAHLINTFPTIRTLNISGGKYPLSKSLTPLLESLVKNNSLKELDISDNGLGDSMASIIGEMLRENTSLIYLNLDNNQFGLSGWTAIAQPLLFDINRTLNHLIFPKTLASAYTSTLIQNFASTLQSFGALPKDKRNQIISLFQKMQDKLAENRFETSVLDSVYVSEYYNKTPYTVHIPEDYVTPLVDVPEHLSSLPPPSSPTLFESVNNSGTISNTTSTTTTTAATVVATNSSSNVLQHSINMNNGGSNINTSNSSVGSVNNTGTTNNNVNGKQQQQQQLNGAGSSTPTVLAAPSGDRNQRSRSNSNSSTASSVISKRSNASTSAAPPRQLITQTSDWQPNEESEADIYDTSNNNSFVAYSTDDESDNYTQDSYDDNSSRKSKQQQLMRKSKPKSIKSNASVSSVKSSASIKSASSVKSASSVKSTSSVKSAPSVKSSNSVKSSKSSQKEVQPPPPIVINHEDDSEQEEEEQEEPKLEPYHEEEEEEEEEEENIESQTDQDEQVDFQEDDNERENNNLSDFHSDSQKVL; encoded by the exons atgGCAACAGTAGAACCAGAGATTGAAAAga agTTTATTGAAGATAGTTTAGGTGTAACAAGTCAATCATTTGGTGAACAAATTACACATACAATTTGGGTTGAAGCAAATAAATCACCAAATATTTCAGGTtcaacatttaataaaagattaattGTAGTAGGAAAATGTAAAATtctttcaattaaaagagGTGCATTTGGTAAATCA gttGAACTCgaatttcatttatataATGTTTCAGAGATTTGTGCAGAGAGTGAAGACTCATttacaataaaatataatggagataataatgaacaatTAGGTATTACAATGAAAGCTCCACTTGAAAaacttcaaattttaattagagCAATTAGAACAAGTTATAGAAGAATCACTTGTGGTTTCCCAGAAACTtcaatgatgaaattaaatttacctGAAAATAA attaatAGATTTTGAAGTACCATTAATTATGTCATCAGCACATGGTTTTGTGGATGGATATATTGCacattcatattattatccAAAAGTTTATAAATCAGTTGGTACGTTAGATTTTATTAGATTGATTGATGCATTATATTCAAATGATGTTACAGAGATTGATTTCACACAAATGGCAGGTATTGAACCATCTTCAGAGTtaagttttaatttgttcACAGCAATTACAAGTTTACGTAATAATACTTATTTCAAATCTGTAAATTTATCTGGTTTACCACATGCAAATa ttataaGTGCAATTGGAATGTGTTTAgaaacaaataaatcaattacaaaattaaatttatcaaatttaagaGTTGAACAATCATTACAACCTTTAGCAAATGGTTTAGTTAAAAATCCAAGTAATGTTATTCAAGCAttagatttatcaaaaaataatattccaTATCCAATTATGGCAACACTTTGTGAAtgtttttctaaattttcacATGGTTTAGTaagtttaaatttatcaaaatgtGATTTACTACcaaa aacaatttcaatattatttgaatcatttgaaagAAATTTTGGAATGTCATTagcaattaaatatttaaatttatcacaTAATAAATTTGGAGATATTGGATCACAAGCAATTGGTGGATGGATGGCAAAGATTAGAGGATGTCATTCATTGGATTGTTTAGTTTTAGCCAATtgtaatttgaattttcaattgatgggACCACCATTACGTGTTGTCGATATAGCAAGATTAGATTTATCATTGAATAGAATCGATAGAGCATCAGCAAAGATTTTAGGTAATGAAGTATTCGATACAGTTGTCAATTTATGTGAATTGAATTTCAGTGGTTGTGGTATGAATGCTGATTCTTTGGAAGACATTTTCATTTCTTTCAATAGAAATAGAAAGATTGCAAATATCTCACTCAATCTATCACACAATGCATTGGGTGCCCGTGAAGCAACATTAATgtcaaaatcaatttcaggTTGTCGTTATTTGGAGGCATTGGATATCTCAAACAATCGTTTAAATTGTCGTTCATTAATAGAGCTTTTAAATGCAATTAAAAACATTGATCAATTCAATTTACACGAGTTAAATATTGCAAACAATTACTTTGCACAAGGTCCTGAAGGTGACCTATTATGCCAACAATTGGCTCACCTAATTAATACTTTCCCAACCATTCGTACACTCAACATCAGTGGTGGTAAATATCCATTGTCAAAGAGTTTAACACCATTGCTAGAATCATtggttaaaaataattcactCAAGGAATTGGATATCTCTGATAATGGTTTAGGTGATTCAATGGCTTCAATCATTGGTGAGATGTTAAGAGAAAACACCTCTTTGatctatttaaatttggataataatcaatttggTTTATCAGGTTGGACTGCAATTGCTCAACCATTACTCTTTGATATCAATAGAactttaaatcatttaatctTCCCAAAAACTTTAGCTTCTGCTTATACATCAACACTAATTCAAAATTTCGCTTCAACTCTTCAATCATTTGGTGCCCTTCCAAAAgataaaagaaatcaaatcaTTTCATTATTCCAAAAAATGCAAGATAAATTGGCTGAAAATAGATTTGAAACTTCTGTATTGGATTCAGTTTACGTCTctgaatattataataaaactcCTTACACAGTTCATATACCCGAAGATTATGTTACACCATTGGTTGATGTACCTGAACATTTATCttcattaccaccaccatcttcaccaacattatttgaaagtgttaataatagtggtacaatttcaaatactacttctactactaccactaccgcTGCCACTGTTGTGGCAAccaatagtagtagtaatgtTCTTCAACATTCaattaatatgaataatGGTGGTAGCAATATCAATACTTCAAATAGTAGTGTTGGTAGTGTTAATAATACAGGcacaactaataataatgttaatggtaaacaacaacaacaacaacaattaaatggTGCAGGATCATCAACCCCAACAGTTTTAGCTGCACCATCTGGTGATAGAAATCAACGTTCAAGATCAAATTCAAACTCTTCAACAGCATCAAGTGTAATATCAAAACGTTCAAATGCATCAACAAGTGCAGCTCCTCCAAGACAATTAATTACACAAACATCAGATTGGCAACCAAATGAAGAAAGTGAAGCCGATATTTATGACACTAGCAATAACAATAGTTTTGTTGCATACAGTACAGATGATGAAAGTGATAACTATACTCAAGACTCTTATGATGATAATTCCTCAAGAAAAtctaaacaacaacaactaatgAGAAAATctaaaccaaaatcaataaagTCAAATGCATCAGTTTCTTCTGTAAAATCTTCagcatcaattaaatcagcGTCATCAGTTAAATCAGCATCATCAGttaaatcaacatcatcagtTAAATCAGCACCATCAGTTAAATCCTCAAATTCAGTTAAATCCTCAAAATCCTCACAAAAAGAAGtccaaccaccaccacctatTGTAATAAATCATGAGGATGATTCAGAGCAGGAAGAGGAAGAGCAAGAAGAACCAAAATTAGAACCATACCacgaagaagaagaagaagaagaggaagaagaagaaaatattgaatcTCAAACTGATCAAGATGAACAAGTTGATTTCCAAGAAGATGATAACGAaagagaaaataataatttaagtgACTTCCATAGTGATTCTCAAAAagttttatga
- the pdsA gene encoding cAMP phosphodiesterase produces MALNKKLISLLLLIFIILNIVNSHQQEDCDDDDEDIGISAERSERRSVKNSNDGSNFYNLNDYYTPENWNYYSGSFATKDCRDASYITIPLGTTGGLDEGNLSSFLLTKKGSNLFIALDAGTVWQGVRRLTTFKYFNTLFNITYPSWAVLPEQRTSWFLKNHVMSYFIGHSHLDHVGGLILVSPEDYLAKNWIDVQPPINNGIMGLIRKLGFKPTDFTSSSILQKKTIMGLPSTINSISTNLFNNQVWPNLPSFGRYQYFSLASGIEYPFTELVPYNATTMSLVANEFPFSVKVKPFELCHDNLISTSFLFTDSISGEQIAFFSDTGVPSSVACDWEGKIYAVWKQIKIDKLKAIYIETSFPNNTPDSAMFGHLRPRDVMKLMDQLLVQSIQTSPPMTNLKHVKLIIEHIKPQVAEDPNGWTTQRVIYQQLKEANNNGVRIIIPNQGDPICI; encoded by the exons atggcattaaataaaaaatt aattagtttattacttttaatttttataattttaaatattgtaaatTCCCATCAACAAGAAGAttgtgatgatgacgatgaagaTATAGGAATTTCAGCAGAGAGATCAGAAAGAAGATCAGTTAAAAACAGTAACGATGGTagtaatttttataatttaaatgattattatacACCAGAGAATTGGAATTATTATAGTGGATCATTTGCAACTAAAGATTGTAGGGATGCATCATACATAACCATACCATTGGGTACAACTGGTGGATTGGATGAAGGTAATCTCTCATCATTCCTCTTGACAAAGAAAGGTAGTAATCTTTTCATTGCATTGGATGCAGGTACAGTATGGCAAGGTGTTAGAAGATTAACCACcttcaaatatttcaatacACTCTTCAATATTACCTATCCATCATGGGCAGTTTTACCAGAGCAAAGAACCTCATGGTTCCTCAAGAATCACGTTATGAGTTATTTCATTGGTCACAGTCATTTAGATCATGTAGGtggtttaattttagtttcaCCAGAGGATTATTTAGCAAAGAATTGGATCGATGTTCAACCACCAATCAACAATGGTATCATGGGTCTCATTCGTAAATTAGGGTTCAAACCAACTGATTTCACCTCTTCAAGTATCCTCCAAAAGAAAACCATCATGGGTTTACCATCAACCATCAATTCAATCTCTACTAATCTTTTCAATAATCAAGTTTGGCCAAATCTTCCATCATTTGGTCGTTATCAATACTTTAGTTTAGCAAGTGGCATTGAATATCCATTCACAGAGTTGGTCCCATACAATGCCACCACTATGTCTTTGGTCGCCAATGAATTCCCTTTCTCTGTCAAAGTTAAACCATTTGAATTGTGTCAcgataatttaatatcaacTTCTTTCCTCTTCACTGATAGTATCTCTGGTGAACAAATCGCTTTCTTCTCTGATACTGGTGTTCCATCCTCTGTCGCTTGTGATTGGGAAGGTAAAATCTATGCCGTCTggaaacaaattaaaatcgATAAATTAAAAGCTATCTACATCGAAACTTCTTTCCCAAATAATACTCCAGACTCTGCTATGTTTGGTCATCTCCGTCCAAGAGATGTCATGAAATTAATGGATCAACTCTTGGTTCAATCCATTCAAACCTCTCCACCAATGACTAATCTCAAACATGTTAAATTAATCATCGAACACATTAAACCACAAGTTGCTGAAGATCCAAATGGTTGGACAACTCAAAGAGTAATctatcaacaattaaaagaagcaaataataatggtgttagaattattattccAAATCAAGGTGATCCaatttgtatttaa